In Streptomyces sp. NBC_00704, a genomic segment contains:
- a CDS encoding response regulator, producing the protein MTLPSATPVDVLLVEDDPGDELMTREAFEDNKIGNTLHVVRDGEEALDFLYRRAGHTDAPRPDLILLDLNLPKYDGRQVLEKIKSDPDLSHIPVVVLTTSAAEEDILRSYRLHANAYVTKPVDLDQFIAAVRQIDDFFVQVVRLPRTGA; encoded by the coding sequence ATGACCCTCCCCTCCGCCACCCCCGTCGACGTCCTCCTCGTCGAGGACGACCCCGGCGACGAGCTGATGACCCGCGAGGCGTTCGAGGACAACAAGATCGGCAACACCCTGCACGTGGTGCGCGACGGCGAGGAGGCGCTCGACTTCCTCTACCGCCGCGCCGGCCACACGGACGCGCCCCGGCCCGACCTCATCCTCCTCGACCTCAACCTGCCCAAGTACGACGGCCGCCAGGTGCTGGAGAAGATCAAGTCCGACCCGGACCTCTCGCACATCCCCGTCGTCGTCCTCACCACCTCGGCGGCCGAGGAGGACATCCTGCGCAGCTACCGCCTGCACGCCAACGCCTACGTCACCAAGCCCGTCGACCTCGACCAGTTCATCGCCGCCGTCCGCCAGATCGACGACTTCTTCGTCCAGGTCGTACGCCTGCC
- a CDS encoding sensor histidine kinase: MMLVVVVGTVVGANMLDRTAQVSDQLLQRVQPAQTEAYRLQAALVNQESGVRGYASAADRQFLEPYIRGKHDETGAAARLRALVVGRPALLADLEAVEQGAADWRSDYAEPLAASIVPGRPRPVDQPAADRGKESFDHLRALWTKQNADLARAVRDGRARLAHERKVRNAVLGAMVAVFLLTGLTLAVLVRILVTRPLEALRRASRQVADGDFDHVISADGPADLAAVAADVEGMRQQIVAELEASRGQRDALTRQAADLDAQAVELRRSNAELEQFAYVASHDLQEPLRKVASFCQLLEKRYGDKLDERGLQYVDFAVDGAKRMQVLINDLLTFSRVGRVNDAQLPVALGQTLDKALTNLTTAVEESGARVDRPEHLPEVVGDPTLFTMLWQNLVGNALKFRHPDRTPEVRVTSGPDPEAPDTWRLSVTDNGIGVPAQFAEKVFVIFQRLHSRDAYGGTGIGLALCKKIVEYHGGRIWLDTGHTEGTRFCFTLPVSTAPTAAPATAAPATDAATGAHTEKKA, encoded by the coding sequence ATGATGCTGGTCGTGGTGGTCGGCACGGTGGTGGGCGCGAACATGCTGGACCGGACGGCGCAGGTGAGCGACCAGCTCCTCCAGCGCGTCCAGCCGGCCCAGACCGAGGCCTACCGCCTCCAGGCGGCGCTGGTCAACCAGGAGAGCGGGGTCCGCGGGTACGCGAGCGCGGCCGACCGGCAGTTCCTGGAGCCGTACATCAGGGGCAAGCACGACGAGACGGGGGCGGCCGCCCGGCTGCGCGCCCTCGTCGTCGGCCGGCCCGCGCTCCTCGCCGACCTGGAGGCGGTCGAGCAGGGCGCGGCCGACTGGCGGAGCGACTACGCCGAACCGCTCGCCGCCTCGATCGTCCCCGGCCGGCCCCGACCGGTCGACCAGCCCGCCGCGGACCGCGGCAAGGAGTCCTTCGACCACCTGCGCGCGCTGTGGACGAAGCAGAACGCGGACCTGGCGCGGGCCGTCCGCGACGGCCGGGCCAGGCTGGCGCACGAGCGCAAGGTGCGCAACGCGGTCCTGGGCGCGATGGTGGCCGTGTTCCTGCTGACGGGGCTGACCCTGGCCGTACTCGTCCGCATCCTCGTGACCCGGCCGCTGGAGGCGCTGCGCCGGGCGTCCCGGCAGGTGGCCGACGGCGACTTCGACCATGTCATCAGCGCGGACGGGCCGGCCGACCTGGCCGCGGTGGCCGCGGACGTGGAGGGCATGCGCCAGCAGATCGTGGCCGAGCTGGAAGCCTCCCGCGGGCAGCGGGACGCGCTCACCCGCCAGGCCGCCGACCTGGACGCGCAGGCCGTCGAACTGCGGCGCTCCAACGCGGAGTTGGAGCAGTTCGCCTATGTCGCCTCGCACGACCTCCAGGAACCGCTGCGCAAGGTCGCCTCCTTCTGCCAGCTCCTGGAGAAGCGGTACGGCGACAAGCTCGACGAGCGGGGGCTTCAGTACGTCGACTTCGCCGTCGACGGCGCCAAACGCATGCAGGTCCTCATCAACGACCTGCTCACCTTCTCCCGGGTCGGGCGCGTCAACGACGCCCAGTTGCCGGTCGCCCTCGGCCAGACCCTCGACAAGGCGCTGACGAACCTCACGACGGCCGTCGAGGAGTCCGGCGCCCGCGTCGACCGGCCGGAGCACCTGCCCGAGGTCGTCGGCGACCCGACGCTGTTCACCATGCTGTGGCAGAACCTCGTCGGCAACGCGCTCAAGTTCCGTCACCCGGACCGCACGCCCGAGGTGCGCGTCACCAGCGGGCCGGACCCGGAGGCCCCGGACACCTGGCGGCTGTCCGTCACCGACAACGGCATCGGCGTCCCGGCCCAGTTCGCGGAGAAGGTCTTCGTCATCTTCCAGCGGCTGCACAGCCGGGACGCCTACGGAGGCACCGGCATCGGCCTGGCCCTGTGCAAGAAGATCGTCGAGTACCACGGCGGCAGGATCTGGCTCGACACCGGCCACACCGAGGGCACCCGCTTCTGCTTCACCCTCCCCGTCTCCACCGCCCCGACGGCCGCACCCGCCACGGCCGCGCCCGCCACCGACGCCGCCACCGGCGCGCACACCGAGAAGAAGGCCTGA
- a CDS encoding PP2C family protein-serine/threonine phosphatase, which yields MMSSRAGDAELPSDARWDGVAEWEWWEPSVLLVEDDPGDALLVEELVADSALKMRLRWVRSMAEAVEALAAETPDCVLLDLHLPDAQGLEAVSRVKAHGDQVAIVVLTGLAEELTGLAAVAGGAQDYLVKGRVEPELFGRAVRYAIQRKHGEQAAVALQASRMQAQENARLERGLLPRPLLRGDDVDVVARYLPGRAQALLGGDFYDIVQSPDGTLHALVGDVSGHGPDEAALGVALRIAWRTLVFCGVTGAEQVERLEEILLAERARSDVFATLVSLTATPGQQRARLVRAGHHGLLLRTGRGTEWVEPPGGPALGVVPGGARRPVAEVEVPAGAGVVLFTDGLFEGHVGRGAERLGEDGLLALAREGAALAPEPFVDRLIERVGALAESQGGLDDDVALVHLSWN from the coding sequence ATGATGTCGTCGCGAGCCGGGGACGCGGAGCTGCCGTCGGACGCGCGGTGGGACGGCGTCGCCGAGTGGGAGTGGTGGGAGCCGTCCGTCCTCCTGGTCGAGGACGATCCGGGCGACGCCCTGCTGGTGGAGGAGCTGGTCGCCGACAGCGCGCTGAAGATGCGGCTGCGCTGGGTGCGCTCGATGGCGGAGGCCGTCGAGGCGCTCGCGGCCGAGACGCCCGACTGCGTGCTGCTCGACCTGCACCTGCCTGACGCCCAGGGCCTGGAGGCCGTGTCCCGCGTCAAGGCGCACGGCGACCAGGTGGCCATCGTGGTGCTCACCGGACTGGCCGAGGAACTGACCGGGCTGGCGGCGGTCGCGGGCGGCGCGCAGGACTACCTGGTCAAGGGGCGGGTGGAGCCCGAGCTGTTCGGGCGGGCCGTGCGCTACGCCATCCAGCGCAAGCACGGCGAACAGGCCGCCGTCGCGTTGCAGGCCAGCCGGATGCAGGCGCAGGAGAACGCCCGCCTGGAGCGCGGGCTGCTGCCCCGCCCCCTGCTGCGCGGCGACGACGTCGACGTCGTCGCCCGGTATCTGCCCGGACGGGCGCAGGCGCTGCTCGGCGGCGACTTCTACGACATCGTGCAGAGCCCCGACGGCACCCTGCACGCGCTGGTCGGCGACGTCTCCGGGCACGGTCCGGACGAGGCCGCCCTCGGCGTCGCACTGCGCATCGCCTGGCGCACCCTGGTGTTCTGCGGCGTCACGGGCGCCGAGCAGGTGGAACGGCTGGAGGAGATCCTGCTGGCGGAGCGCGCCCGCAGCGACGTCTTCGCCACGCTCGTCAGCCTCACCGCGACGCCGGGACAGCAGCGCGCCCGGCTGGTGCGGGCGGGCCACCACGGACTGCTGCTGCGCACCGGCCGCGGGACCGAGTGGGTGGAGCCGCCCGGCGGTCCGGCGCTGGGCGTCGTACCCGGCGGAGCGCGCCGGCCGGTGGCGGAGGTGGAGGTGCCCGCGGGCGCGGGCGTGGTGCTGTTCACGGACGGCCTCTTCGAGGGGCACGTGGGCCGCGGAGCCGAGCGGCTCGGCGAGGACGGACTGCTGGCCCTGGCCCGGGAGGGCGCGGCACTGGCGCCGGAGCCGTTCGTGGACCGGCTGATCGAGCGGGTCGGGGCCCTGGCGGAATCGCAGGGCGGCCTGGACGACGACGTGGCGCTGGTCCACCTGAGCTGGAACTGA
- a CDS encoding sugar ABC transporter permease, which produces MSGRPGSGRPGSGRPGGPQAETAPSGPPSAEGPPGPGGRIGEHARTAGRRLLEGELGPVPVLLALAVTWAVFQGLNHNFLSPRNLSVLSVDIVGTGIIAVGIVFVLLIGEIDLSVGSLAGLAGAVFASLNVNLGMPEWLAVLVAVACGAAAGALHGFSFAKIGVPAFVVTLAGLLAWNGVMLYLLGTETSVNFSETGLVATLTSRYFDAAVAGYGVAALATLAYLLVSLRDRGRRAAAGMPCGPASRVWVRTALLAVASFTAVVVLARFEGVPLALLLFLAVIVASDLFLRRTPYGRRVLALGSGVEAARRAGVDVTRVRIAVFMTSGTLAAVGGLFVASRLTSASQAPGSGMLLINAVAAAVIGGTSLFGGRGSPWSALLGVLVIQSIASGMALLGVESPIQFIVTGGVLYVAVVLDSLARRAAVARGRP; this is translated from the coding sequence GTGTCCGGCCGGCCCGGCTCCGGACGGCCCGGCTCCGGACGGCCCGGCGGTCCGCAAGCCGAGACCGCACCGTCCGGTCCGCCATCGGCCGAGGGGCCGCCGGGGCCCGGCGGGCGGATCGGGGAGCACGCCCGGACGGCGGGGCGCAGACTGCTCGAAGGCGAACTCGGCCCCGTTCCCGTCCTGCTCGCCCTGGCGGTCACCTGGGCGGTCTTCCAGGGCCTCAACCACAACTTCCTGTCGCCGCGCAACCTCTCCGTCCTCAGCGTGGACATCGTGGGGACCGGCATCATCGCCGTCGGCATCGTCTTCGTGCTGCTGATCGGCGAGATCGACCTGTCGGTGGGCTCGCTCGCCGGCCTCGCGGGCGCGGTGTTCGCGTCGCTGAACGTGAACCTCGGGATGCCCGAGTGGCTCGCCGTGCTCGTCGCGGTGGCCTGCGGCGCGGCCGCCGGGGCCCTCCACGGGTTCTCGTTCGCCAAGATCGGCGTGCCGGCGTTCGTCGTCACCCTGGCCGGCCTGCTGGCCTGGAACGGCGTGATGCTCTACCTGCTGGGGACGGAGACGTCCGTCAACTTCAGTGAGACCGGGCTGGTGGCCACGCTGACCAGCCGGTACTTCGACGCCGCCGTCGCCGGATACGGTGTCGCCGCGCTGGCCACGCTCGCGTACCTGCTCGTCTCCCTCCGCGACCGCGGGCGGCGCGCGGCGGCCGGGATGCCGTGCGGGCCCGCGAGCCGCGTGTGGGTGCGCACCGCGCTCCTGGCCGTGGCCTCGTTCACCGCCGTCGTCGTCCTCGCGCGGTTCGAGGGCGTGCCGCTGGCGCTGCTGCTCTTCCTCGCGGTGATCGTCGCCTCGGACCTCTTCCTGCGCCGCACGCCCTACGGCCGGCGGGTCCTGGCGCTCGGCAGCGGCGTCGAGGCGGCGCGGCGGGCGGGTGTCGACGTGACCCGCGTACGGATCGCGGTGTTCATGACGTCGGGGACCCTGGCGGCGGTCGGCGGCCTGTTCGTGGCCTCGCGGCTCACCTCGGCGAGCCAGGCCCCGGGCTCCGGGATGCTGCTGATCAACGCGGTCGCCGCCGCCGTCATCGGCGGCACGAGCCTGTTCGGCGGGCGCGGCTCGCCCTGGTCCGCGCTGCTGGGGGTGCTGGTCATCCAGTCGATCGCCTCGGGCATGGCGCTGCTGGGCGTCGAGTCGCCCATCCAGTTCATCGTCACGGGCGGGGTGCTGTACGTCGCGGTCGTCCTCGACTCCCTGGCGCGGCGGGCCGCGGTCGCGCGCGGACGCCCCTGA
- a CDS encoding ATP-binding cassette domain-containing protein, with translation MPAPPLLRLRGVSKRFAAVQALVDVELEVSGGEVVALMGDNAAGKSTLVKVISGVGPADRGIIEWQGRTAQIRRPQDAHVLGIATVYQDLAMCDNLDVVGNLFLGREIHRFGVLDEVEMERRTRELLHTLSIRIPDVRVPVASLSGGQRQVVAITRSLLGEPRLLLLDEPTASLGVEQTSQLLDLIEALRDQGLGVLLISHNMGDIKAVADRVAVLRLGRNNGLFDVNTTSQEQIISSITGAADNSVAQRGTHPEETWP, from the coding sequence GTGCCGGCTCCGCCCCTGCTGAGGCTGCGCGGCGTGTCCAAGCGGTTCGCCGCCGTCCAGGCGCTGGTCGACGTCGAGCTGGAGGTCAGCGGCGGCGAGGTGGTCGCCCTGATGGGCGACAACGCCGCGGGCAAGTCCACTCTGGTCAAGGTGATCTCGGGGGTCGGCCCCGCCGACCGGGGGATCATCGAGTGGCAGGGCAGGACCGCCCAGATCAGACGCCCCCAGGACGCCCATGTCCTCGGCATCGCCACCGTCTACCAGGACCTCGCGATGTGCGACAACCTGGACGTCGTCGGCAACCTCTTCCTCGGCCGGGAGATCCACCGGTTCGGCGTGCTGGACGAGGTGGAGATGGAGCGCCGCACCCGCGAACTGCTGCACACCCTGTCCATCCGCATCCCCGACGTGCGGGTTCCGGTGGCCTCCCTGTCCGGCGGCCAGCGACAGGTCGTCGCGATCACCCGCTCGCTGCTCGGCGAGCCCCGGCTGCTGCTCCTCGACGAACCCACCGCCTCCCTCGGCGTCGAGCAGACCAGCCAGCTCCTCGACCTCATCGAGGCCCTGCGCGACCAGGGCCTCGGGGTCCTCCTCATCAGCCACAACATGGGCGACATCAAGGCCGTCGCCGACCGGGTCGCCGTCCTGCGGCTGGGCCGCAACAACGGTCTCTTCGACGTGAACACGACCTCCCAGGAACAGATCATCTCCTCCATCACCGGCGCGGCGGACAACTCCGTCGCCCAGCGCGGCACCCATCCGGAAGAGACCTGGCCGTGA
- a CDS encoding sugar ABC transporter substrate-binding protein, whose product MGLGVGLPAVKGRFRARALTAVAIAAALTLAGACTTGGSDGGGGGDRPTVGLLLPGGGASRFGQFDKPLIEKKVRQLCPDCPTVVAATPDPAVQRQQLESMITRGVDVLIVAAVDPQLLRPSVEAAHRAGIPVVAYDRLAQGPISGYVTFDGAKVGELQGTALLRAMGAKAHGGQIVMMNGATTDPNAGWFERGALSVLSGKVRIGKSYDTVGWRPENAFADMRAAVAALGADRIDGVLAANDSLAGAVISALHATQVEPLPPVTGQDADLAAVRRIVAGDQYMTVYKPYRSATDAAVRMAVALGRGEPVDSIATGTVDNASVKDIPAVLLPPVPVTAGDIKDTLVKDGMYTIAQICPPNLRSACARAGLTP is encoded by the coding sequence ATGGGTCTCGGTGTCGGCCTACCGGCCGTGAAGGGCAGGTTCCGCGCCCGTGCGCTCACGGCCGTGGCGATCGCCGCCGCCCTGACCCTGGCCGGGGCGTGCACCACGGGCGGCTCGGACGGCGGCGGGGGCGGTGACCGTCCCACCGTCGGCCTGCTGCTCCCCGGGGGCGGCGCCTCCCGCTTCGGCCAGTTCGACAAGCCCCTCATCGAGAAGAAGGTCAGGCAGCTGTGCCCGGACTGCCCGACGGTCGTGGCCGCCACCCCCGATCCGGCCGTGCAGCGGCAGCAGCTCGAATCCATGATCACCAGAGGGGTGGACGTCCTGATCGTCGCGGCCGTCGACCCGCAGCTGCTGCGCCCGTCGGTGGAGGCCGCCCACCGGGCCGGGATCCCGGTCGTGGCCTACGACCGGCTCGCGCAGGGCCCGATCTCCGGGTACGTCACCTTCGACGGCGCGAAGGTCGGCGAACTGCAGGGGACCGCGCTGCTCAGGGCGATGGGCGCGAAGGCCCACGGCGGCCAGATCGTCATGATGAACGGCGCCACGACCGACCCCAACGCCGGCTGGTTCGAACGCGGGGCGCTCTCCGTCCTCTCGGGCAAGGTGCGGATCGGCAAGTCCTACGACACCGTCGGCTGGCGGCCGGAGAACGCCTTCGCCGACATGCGGGCCGCCGTCGCCGCCCTGGGCGCGGACCGCATCGACGGGGTCCTGGCCGCCAACGACAGTCTCGCCGGCGCCGTGATCTCCGCGCTGCACGCCACCCAGGTCGAACCGCTGCCCCCGGTCACCGGGCAGGACGCCGACCTCGCCGCCGTGCGGCGCATCGTCGCGGGCGACCAGTACATGACCGTCTACAAGCCCTACAGGTCGGCGACGGACGCCGCCGTGCGGATGGCCGTCGCCCTGGGGCGCGGCGAGCCGGTGGACTCCATCGCCACCGGGACCGTCGACAACGCCTCCGTCAAGGACATCCCCGCCGTCCTGCTCCCGCCGGTCCCGGTGACGGCCGGTGACATCAAGGACACTCTGGTGAAGGACGGTATGTACACCATCGCTCAGATCTGCCCCCCGAACCTGCGGTCCGCGTGCGCCAGGGCCGGACTCACTCCGTGA
- a CDS encoding bifunctional 3-phenylpropionate/cinnamic acid dioxygenase ferredoxin subunit: protein MMIPACRLADLPRGEAFRLDVDPPVSVFHTDDGEVFAIDDTCTHQDASLADGWLEGCEVECPLHASTFDLRTGAVDSPPAKLPVRTHEVFVEDGMVYVRLSTAAPNLPPCVSARLAGGPA from the coding sequence ATGATGATTCCCGCGTGCCGACTCGCGGACCTTCCGCGAGGTGAGGCCTTCCGGCTCGACGTCGATCCGCCGGTGTCGGTGTTCCACACCGACGACGGCGAGGTCTTCGCCATCGACGACACCTGCACCCACCAGGACGCCTCGCTCGCCGACGGCTGGCTGGAGGGCTGCGAGGTGGAATGCCCGCTGCATGCCTCCACGTTCGATCTGCGCACCGGCGCGGTCGACTCGCCGCCGGCGAAGCTGCCGGTCCGCACGCACGAGGTCTTCGTCGAGGACGGCATGGTCTACGTCCGGCTCTCCACGGCGGCGCCCAACCTGCCGCCGTGCGTCTCCGCCCGGCTCGCCGGGGGTCCCGCGTGA
- a CDS encoding NAD(P)/FAD-dependent oxidoreductase, with amino-acid sequence MRTVAVVGASLAGLSAARSLRKQGYDGRLVVIGDETHRPYDRPPLSKEFLSGALGETDLALETEDEDLGAQWMLGARAVGLDRAERALALTDGRRVRADGIVLATGAAARTLPGSEGLAGVHTLRTLDDARALRDELAGGGRLVVIGGGFIGAEVASTARALGLDVTVVEAAPTPLAGPLGRAMGAVVSGLHTDHGVRLLCGVGVKGLSGERRVDAVLLEDGRSLPADLVVVGVGASPCVDWLQGSGVTLDNGVKCGADGRTSLAGVVAVGDCANWYDPRAGAHRRVEHWTGARERPDAAVATLLAGGAVEPGVPRPPYFWSDQYGVKIQFAGHAAEADSVTVEAGAADDRDVLAVYRRAGHAVAVLGMNQPRLFTRWRKQLGAPL; translated from the coding sequence GTGAGAACCGTCGCCGTGGTCGGCGCCTCCCTCGCCGGCCTCTCGGCGGCACGCTCCCTGCGCAAGCAGGGCTACGACGGACGCCTCGTCGTCATCGGGGACGAGACCCACCGCCCCTATGACCGGCCCCCGCTGTCCAAGGAGTTCCTCTCCGGCGCCCTGGGGGAGACGGATCTCGCCCTGGAGACGGAGGACGAGGATCTGGGCGCGCAGTGGATGCTGGGCGCCCGCGCCGTCGGCCTGGACCGCGCGGAGCGCGCCCTCGCGCTCACCGACGGACGACGCGTGCGGGCCGACGGCATCGTCCTCGCCACCGGCGCGGCGGCGCGCACCCTGCCCGGCTCCGAGGGCCTGGCCGGGGTGCACACCCTGCGCACCCTGGACGACGCCCGCGCCCTGCGCGACGAACTGGCGGGCGGCGGACGCCTGGTCGTCATCGGCGGCGGGTTCATCGGCGCAGAGGTCGCCTCCACCGCCCGCGCGCTCGGCCTCGACGTGACGGTCGTCGAAGCGGCTCCGACGCCCCTGGCCGGACCGCTCGGCCGGGCCATGGGCGCCGTGGTCTCCGGTCTGCACACCGACCACGGCGTCCGCCTGTTGTGCGGCGTCGGCGTCAAGGGGCTCAGCGGCGAGCGCCGGGTCGACGCCGTGCTGCTGGAGGACGGCCGCTCGCTCCCGGCCGACCTCGTCGTCGTCGGCGTGGGCGCGTCCCCCTGCGTCGATTGGCTCCAGGGCTCCGGCGTCACGCTCGACAACGGCGTCAAGTGCGGCGCGGACGGGCGGACCAGCCTGGCCGGCGTCGTCGCGGTCGGCGACTGCGCCAACTGGTACGACCCCCGCGCGGGGGCCCACCGCCGCGTCGAGCACTGGACCGGCGCGCGCGAACGCCCCGACGCGGCCGTCGCCACGCTGCTGGCCGGCGGCGCGGTCGAACCCGGCGTGCCCAGGCCGCCCTACTTCTGGTCGGACCAGTACGGCGTGAAGATCCAGTTCGCCGGCCACGCGGCCGAGGCCGACAGCGTCACCGTCGAGGCGGGCGCCGCGGACGACCGCGACGTGCTGGCCGTCTACCGGCGCGCCGGTCACGCCGTCGCCGTGCTCGGCATGAACCAGCCCCGGCTGTTCACCCGCTGGCGCAAGCAGCTCGGCGCTCCCCTGTGA
- a CDS encoding aromatic ring-hydroxylating oxygenase subunit alpha: protein MTSTRLPDSLIATLPGSSYTDPGVFAQEQEHIFEAMWFCVTRASELAKPGAFRTVDVGRESVLVTRARDGSVKAFFNVCRHRGARLCTQESGEVRRAFQCPYHAWTYGLDGGLVAAPNLTSMPDVDRSAYGLAAVHVREWLGYVWVCLAQEPPSFEEEVMGAVVERLGDVGSIERYGVEGLSVGRRIRYDVRANWKLIIENFMECYHCATIHPELTEVLPEFADGYAAQYYVGHGAQFGEEVRGFTVDGSEGLERIPGVSEEQDRRYYAITVRPQVFVNLVPDHVIFHRMYPVAADRTVVECDWLYLPHVVESGMDVGRSVELFDRVNRQDFDACERTQPGMGSRLYAKGGVLVPSEHHIGAFHDWVNERLGGGRQPGQRTDGTVSPGSPCGG, encoded by the coding sequence GTGACCTCGACCAGACTGCCGGACAGCCTGATCGCCACCCTTCCCGGCTCCTCCTACACGGACCCCGGAGTCTTCGCCCAGGAGCAGGAGCACATCTTCGAGGCCATGTGGTTCTGCGTGACCCGTGCCTCCGAGCTGGCGAAACCGGGCGCGTTCCGGACCGTCGACGTGGGCCGGGAGAGCGTCCTGGTCACCCGGGCGCGGGACGGTTCGGTCAAGGCCTTCTTCAATGTCTGCCGGCATCGGGGGGCGCGGTTGTGCACGCAGGAGAGCGGGGAGGTCAGGCGGGCGTTCCAGTGTCCGTATCACGCGTGGACGTACGGTCTGGACGGCGGGCTGGTGGCGGCGCCGAATTTGACGTCGATGCCGGACGTGGACCGGAGTGCGTACGGTCTGGCGGCGGTGCATGTGCGGGAGTGGCTGGGTTATGTGTGGGTGTGCCTCGCGCAGGAGCCGCCGTCCTTCGAGGAGGAGGTCATGGGCGCGGTGGTCGAGCGGCTCGGTGACGTGGGGTCGATCGAGCGGTACGGCGTCGAGGGGCTTTCGGTGGGGCGGCGGATCAGGTACGACGTGCGGGCGAACTGGAAGCTGATCATCGAGAACTTCATGGAGTGCTATCACTGTGCGACGATCCATCCCGAACTCACGGAGGTGCTGCCGGAGTTCGCGGACGGGTATGCCGCTCAGTACTACGTGGGGCACGGTGCGCAGTTCGGGGAGGAGGTGCGGGGGTTCACCGTCGACGGCTCGGAGGGGCTGGAGCGCATTCCGGGGGTGTCCGAGGAGCAGGACCGGCGCTATTACGCGATCACCGTGCGGCCGCAGGTCTTCGTCAACCTGGTTCCCGATCATGTGATCTTCCACCGTATGTATCCGGTGGCCGCCGACCGCACGGTCGTCGAGTGTGACTGGCTCTACCTGCCGCATGTCGTGGAGAGCGGCATGGACGTGGGCCGGTCCGTGGAGCTCTTCGACCGGGTCAACCGGCAGGACTTCGACGCCTGCGAGCGCACACAGCCCGGCATGGGTTCACGGCTGTACGCCAAGGGCGGTGTCCTGGTGCCCAGCGAGCACCACATCGGCGCGTTCCACGACTGGGTGAACGAGCGCCTGGGCGGCGGACGGCAGCCGGGGCAGCGGACGGACGGGACGGTCAGCCCAGGTAGCCCATGCGGTGGCTGA
- a CDS encoding IclR family transcriptional regulator, with protein MQSVDRAISVLEILAQRGEAGVSEVAGEIDVHKSTAFRLLGALEARGLVEQAGERGKYRLGFGIVRLAGAVTGRIDITQQGRPVCERLAEEIGETVNIAVMQEQYAINLYEVRGPGAVTAHNWVGELTPLHATSSGKILLAHLPAPERAALLSEAGLKKVTQRTITAKAKLEKNLADARERGYAFTLEELEIGLHAMAAPVRDREGRVIAALSASGPSYRLTEERLHELSPVLLKGAEEISHRMGYLG; from the coding sequence GTGCAGTCGGTGGACCGCGCCATCAGCGTCCTGGAGATCCTGGCCCAGCGGGGCGAGGCGGGCGTCAGCGAGGTCGCCGGCGAGATCGACGTTCACAAGTCCACCGCGTTCCGGCTGCTCGGCGCCCTGGAGGCCCGCGGCCTGGTCGAGCAGGCCGGCGAGCGCGGCAAGTACCGGCTGGGCTTCGGCATCGTGCGCCTGGCCGGCGCGGTCACCGGGCGCATCGACATCACGCAGCAGGGCCGCCCCGTCTGCGAGCGGCTCGCCGAGGAGATCGGCGAGACCGTCAACATCGCCGTCATGCAGGAGCAGTACGCGATCAACCTGTACGAGGTCCGCGGCCCGGGGGCCGTCACCGCGCACAACTGGGTCGGGGAGCTGACGCCGCTGCACGCCACGTCGAGCGGCAAGATCCTGCTGGCGCATCTGCCCGCCCCGGAACGCGCCGCGCTGCTGTCCGAGGCCGGACTGAAGAAGGTCACCCAGCGCACCATCACCGCGAAGGCGAAGCTGGAGAAGAACCTCGCCGACGCCCGCGAGCGGGGTTACGCCTTCACCCTGGAGGAGCTGGAGATCGGCCTGCACGCCATGGCGGCGCCGGTCCGCGACCGGGAAGGCCGGGTCATCGCCGCGCTGAGCGCCTCCGGCCCCTCCTACCGGCTCACCGAGGAACGCCTGCACGAGCTGTCGCCGGTCCTGCTGAAGGGCGCGGAGGAGATCAGCCACCGCATGGGCTACCTGGGCTGA